Proteins from a genomic interval of Streptomyces sp. NBC_01445:
- the tal gene encoding transaldolase — protein MTDALKRLSEEGVAIWLDDLSRKRITSGNLAELIDQQHVVGVTTNPSIFQKAISHGDGYEQQLADLAARKVTVEEAIRMITTADVRDAADILRPVFEATAGQDGRVSIEVDPRLAHNTTATVAEAKQLAWLVDRPNTLIKIPATKAGLPAITEVIGKGISVNVTLIFSLERYREVMDAYLAGLEKAKAAGLDLSKIHSVASFFVSRVDSEIDKRLDALGTDEAKALKGKAALANARLAYEAFEEVFSSDRWAALDKAQANKQRPLWASTGVKDPAYKDTLYVVDLVAPGTVNTMPEATLDATADHGEVTGNTIAGTYDQSRTEIAAVEKLGISYDDVVQVLEDEGVDKFEASWNDLLKSTEAELQRLAPSEG, from the coding sequence ATGACAGACGCACTGAAGCGCCTCTCGGAAGAGGGCGTCGCGATCTGGCTGGACGACCTGTCGCGCAAGCGGATCACGTCCGGCAACCTTGCCGAGCTGATCGACCAGCAGCACGTCGTGGGCGTCACGACCAACCCGTCGATCTTCCAGAAGGCGATCTCGCACGGTGACGGCTACGAGCAGCAGCTCGCCGACCTCGCCGCCCGCAAGGTCACCGTCGAAGAGGCCATCCGCATGATCACGACGGCGGACGTCCGTGACGCCGCCGACATCCTGCGTCCGGTCTTCGAGGCGACGGCGGGCCAGGACGGCCGCGTGTCGATCGAGGTCGACCCGCGCCTCGCCCACAACACGACGGCCACCGTCGCCGAGGCCAAGCAGCTGGCCTGGCTGGTGGACCGCCCCAACACGCTCATCAAGATCCCGGCGACGAAGGCGGGCCTGCCCGCGATCACCGAGGTCATCGGCAAGGGCATCAGCGTGAACGTGACGCTGATCTTCTCGCTGGAGCGCTACCGCGAGGTCATGGACGCGTACCTCGCGGGTCTGGAGAAGGCGAAGGCCGCGGGCCTGGACCTCTCCAAGATCCACTCGGTGGCGTCCTTCTTCGTGTCCCGCGTGGACTCGGAGATCGACAAGCGCCTGGACGCCCTCGGCACCGACGAGGCCAAGGCGCTCAAGGGCAAGGCCGCGCTGGCCAACGCCCGCCTCGCGTACGAGGCGTTCGAGGAGGTCTTCTCTTCGGACCGCTGGGCCGCGCTCGACAAGGCGCAGGCCAACAAGCAGCGCCCCCTGTGGGCGTCGACCGGCGTGAAGGACCCGGCGTACAAGGACACCCTGTACGTCGTGGACCTGGTCGCGCCCGGCACCGTCAACACCATGCCGGAGGCCACGCTCGACGCGACCGCCGACCACGGTGAGGTCACCGGCAACACGATCGCCGGGACGTACGACCAGTCCCGCACGGAGATCGCGGCTGTCGAGAAGCTCGGCATCTCGTACGACGACGTCGTGCAGGTGCTCGAGGACGAGGGCGTCGACAAGTTCGAGGCGTCCTGGAACGACCTGCTCAAGTCGACCGAGGCGGAGCTCCAGCGCCTCGCCCCTTCGGAGGGCTGA
- the tkt gene encoding transketolase, which yields MSTKPTTTDLQWTELDQRAVDTARVLAADAVQKVGNGHPGTAMSLAPAAYTLFQKVMRHDPADADWVGRDRFVLSAGHSSLTLYIQLYLAGFGLQLDDLKAFRTWGSKTPGHPEYGHTTGVETTTGPLGQGVANAVGMAMAARFERGLFDPEAAPGTSPFDHHIFAIAGDGCLQEGISSEASSMAGHQKLGNLVLLWDDNHISIEGDTETAVSEDTMKRYEAYGWHVQRVEPKENGDLDPEALFAAIEAAKAETERPSFIAMRSIIAWPAPNAQNTEAAHGSALGDDEVAATKRVLGFDPEKSFEVADEVIAHTREALDRGREAKAEWEKSFAAWRTANPERAAEYDRIEATDLPEGWESHLPTFETGKGVATRAASGKVLQALGPVIPELWGGSADLAGSNNTTIDKTSSFLPADNPLPEADPYGRTIHFGIREHSMAAEMNGIALHGNTRIYGGTFLVFSDYMRNSVRLSALMHLPVTYVWTHDSIGLGEDGPTHQPVEHLAALRAIPGLNVVRPADANETVIAWREILKRYTKVFGKGAPHGLVLTRQGVPTYEANEDAAKGGYVLLDAEGGDAQVILIGTGSEVQLAVEAREQLQAAGIPTRVVSMPSVEWFDEQDQEYKDSVLPPSVKARVAVEAGIGLTWHRFVGDAGRIVSLEHFGASADGKVLFREFGFTGDAVAAAARESLAAAQH from the coding sequence GTGAGCACCAAGCCGACCACCACAGACCTCCAGTGGACCGAGTTGGACCAGCGGGCCGTTGACACCGCTCGTGTCCTGGCCGCGGACGCCGTACAGAAGGTCGGTAACGGCCATCCGGGTACGGCGATGAGCCTGGCACCGGCCGCGTACACCCTCTTTCAGAAGGTGATGCGGCACGACCCGGCGGACGCCGACTGGGTCGGGCGCGACCGGTTCGTGCTGTCCGCGGGCCACTCGTCCCTGACCCTCTACATCCAGCTGTACCTGGCCGGTTTCGGCCTCCAGCTCGATGACCTGAAGGCGTTCCGTACCTGGGGCAGCAAGACCCCGGGGCACCCGGAGTACGGGCACACCACGGGCGTGGAGACGACGACCGGGCCGCTCGGCCAGGGTGTCGCCAACGCCGTGGGCATGGCGATGGCCGCCCGTTTCGAGCGTGGTCTGTTCGACCCGGAGGCGGCCCCCGGCACCTCCCCGTTCGACCACCACATCTTCGCGATCGCCGGCGACGGCTGCCTCCAGGAGGGCATCTCCTCCGAGGCGTCCTCGATGGCCGGGCACCAGAAGCTCGGCAACCTCGTCCTGCTGTGGGACGACAACCACATCTCGATCGAGGGTGACACGGAGACCGCGGTCTCCGAGGACACCATGAAGCGGTACGAGGCCTACGGCTGGCACGTGCAGCGCGTGGAGCCGAAGGAGAACGGCGACCTCGACCCCGAGGCCCTGTTCGCCGCGATCGAGGCCGCGAAGGCCGAGACCGAGCGTCCCTCCTTCATCGCGATGCGCTCGATCATCGCCTGGCCCGCGCCGAACGCGCAGAACACCGAGGCCGCGCACGGCTCGGCGCTCGGCGACGACGAGGTCGCGGCCACCAAGCGCGTGCTCGGCTTCGACCCGGAGAAGTCGTTCGAGGTCGCCGACGAGGTCATCGCGCACACGCGTGAGGCGCTGGACCGCGGTCGCGAGGCGAAGGCCGAGTGGGAGAAGTCGTTCGCCGCCTGGCGCACGGCCAACCCGGAGCGCGCCGCCGAGTACGACCGCATCGAGGCGACAGACCTGCCCGAGGGCTGGGAGTCGCACCTGCCGACCTTCGAGACCGGCAAGGGTGTCGCCACCCGCGCGGCGTCCGGCAAGGTTCTCCAGGCGCTCGGCCCGGTCATCCCGGAGCTGTGGGGCGGCTCGGCCGACCTCGCGGGCTCGAACAACACGACGATCGACAAGACGTCGTCGTTCCTGCCGGCGGACAACCCGCTGCCGGAGGCCGACCCGTACGGCCGCACGATCCACTTCGGCATCCGCGAGCACTCGATGGCCGCCGAGATGAACGGCATCGCGCTGCACGGCAACACCCGCATCTACGGCGGCACCTTCCTGGTGTTCTCCGACTACATGCGCAACTCGGTCCGCCTGTCGGCCCTGATGCACCTGCCGGTCACGTACGTGTGGACGCACGACTCGATCGGTCTGGGCGAGGACGGTCCGACGCACCAGCCGGTCGAGCACCTGGCGGCGCTGCGCGCGATCCCCGGTCTGAACGTCGTCCGCCCCGCGGACGCCAACGAGACCGTGATCGCCTGGCGCGAGATCCTCAAGCGGTACACGAAGGTGTTCGGCAAGGGTGCTCCGCACGGCCTCGTGCTGACCCGTCAGGGCGTACCGACGTACGAGGCGAACGAGGATGCGGCCAAGGGTGGCTACGTCCTGCTCGACGCCGAAGGCGGCGACGCGCAGGTGATCCTCATCGGTACCGGTTCCGAGGTGCAGCTCGCCGTCGAGGCGCGCGAGCAGCTCCAGGCCGCGGGGATCCCGACGCGCGTCGTGTCCATGCCGTCGGTCGAGTGGTTCGACGAGCAGGACCAGGAGTACAAGGACTCGGTCCTGCCGCCGTCGGTCAAGGCCCGTGTCGCGGTCGAGGCCGGTATCGGTCTGACGTGGCACCGCTTCGTCGGTGACGCCGGACGGATTGTTTCGCTGGAGCACTTCGGTGCTTCCGCCGACGGCAAGGTCCTCTTCCGGGAGTTCGGCTTCACTGGCGACGCCGTGGCCGCCGCCGCCCGGGAATCCCTCGCCGCAGCCCAGCACTGA
- a CDS encoding heme o synthase translates to MCVTAVESRPAGQLGTSISPSQRPLGARFKAFVALTKPRIIELLLITTVPVMFLAQQGVPDLKLVFLTCLGGYLSAGGANALNMYIDRDIDALMERTSQRPLVTGMVSPRECLAFGISLAVISTLLFGLAVNWLSAWLSLGALLFYVVVYTMILKRRTSQNIVWGGIAGCLPVLIGWSAVTNSMSWAPVILFLVMFFWTPPHYWPLSMKVKDDYARVGVPMLPVVASNKVVAKQIVIYSWVMVAVSLLLTPLGYTGWFYTAVALLAGGFWLWEAHGLQNRANAEVSGAKLKEMRLFHWSITYVSILFVAVAVDPFLR, encoded by the coding sequence GTGTGCGTGACGGCCGTCGAATCCCGTCCAGCGGGGCAACTCGGGACGAGCATCAGCCCGAGCCAACGGCCGCTCGGGGCCCGGTTCAAGGCATTCGTGGCGCTGACCAAGCCACGGATCATCGAACTGCTGCTGATCACCACGGTTCCGGTCATGTTCCTCGCGCAGCAGGGTGTGCCCGACCTGAAGCTGGTGTTCCTCACCTGCCTCGGCGGCTACCTCTCCGCGGGCGGTGCCAACGCGCTGAACATGTACATCGACCGTGACATCGACGCGCTCATGGAGCGCACGTCGCAGCGGCCACTGGTCACCGGAATGGTCAGCCCCCGGGAGTGCCTCGCCTTCGGCATCTCCCTCGCGGTCATCTCCACGCTGCTGTTCGGGCTGGCCGTCAACTGGCTCTCCGCCTGGCTCTCGCTCGGCGCTCTCCTCTTCTATGTGGTCGTCTACACGATGATCCTGAAGCGCCGCACCTCGCAGAACATCGTCTGGGGCGGCATCGCCGGCTGCCTGCCGGTCCTCATCGGCTGGTCCGCGGTCACGAACTCGATGTCGTGGGCCCCGGTCATCCTCTTCCTCGTCATGTTCTTCTGGACGCCGCCGCACTACTGGCCGCTGTCCATGAAGGTCAAGGACGACTACGCGCGCGTGGGCGTGCCGATGCTGCCCGTCGTCGCCTCGAACAAGGTGGTCGCGAAGCAGATCGTCATCTACAGCTGGGTGATGGTCGCCGTCTCCCTGCTCCTGACGCCGCTCGGCTACACCGGCTGGTTCTACACGGCGGTCGCCCTTCTGGCCGGCGGGTTCTGGCTGTGGGAGGCGCACGGGCTGCAGAACCGCGCCAACGCCGAGGTGTCGGGCGCGAAGCTCAAGGAGATGCGCCTCTTCCACTGGTCGATCACCTACGTCTCGATCCTCTTCGTGGCGGTCGCGGTGGACCCCTTCCTGCGCTGA
- a CDS encoding amidohydrolase family protein, with amino-acid sequence MIDTPSLVDQYCHGVLRTELGLGTFEAHLGRGDRPPAPGTTFFDTQTGFAVRRWCPPLLGLEPHCPPARYLARRRELGVLESGRRLLRGSGITTYLVDTGLPGDLTGPREMASVGDADAHEIVRLELLAEQVADTSGTVESLLANLAESVHAAAAHAVAFTSVAGVRHGLAFAPQPPGPGEVRGAAGRWLAARRVGGSLTDPVLLRHLLWIAVASGRPLQLHAGLGEPGLRLDRTDPVLLTDFARATAGLGTDLILLHGYPYHRHAAHLAGIFPHVYADLGPALARTGARAAAVLAEILELAPFGKLLFSSGAHGLPELHVVGARLFREALGRVLGGWVSEGAWSLADAQRVAGMIGSVTAQRVYGLSGTGAAQGG; translated from the coding sequence ATGATCGATACGCCATCCCTCGTGGACCAGTACTGCCACGGGGTACTGCGGACGGAACTCGGCCTCGGCACCTTCGAGGCCCATCTCGGCCGGGGCGACCGCCCGCCCGCCCCCGGCACGACCTTCTTCGACACCCAGACCGGCTTCGCCGTACGCCGCTGGTGTCCGCCGCTCCTCGGCCTCGAACCGCACTGCCCGCCCGCCCGCTACCTCGCGCGGCGCCGCGAACTGGGCGTCCTGGAGTCGGGCCGCAGACTGCTGCGGGGCAGCGGCATCACGACGTACCTGGTCGACACGGGACTGCCCGGCGACCTGACCGGGCCGCGCGAGATGGCCTCCGTCGGCGACGCGGACGCGCACGAGATCGTCCGCCTCGAACTCCTCGCCGAGCAGGTCGCCGACACCTCGGGCACCGTCGAGTCCCTGCTCGCCAACCTCGCCGAGTCCGTGCACGCCGCCGCCGCGCACGCCGTCGCGTTCACCTCGGTGGCGGGCGTACGGCACGGCCTCGCGTTCGCGCCCCAGCCGCCGGGACCCGGTGAAGTGCGCGGAGCCGCGGGACGCTGGCTCGCCGCGCGCCGCGTCGGCGGATCCCTCACCGACCCCGTGCTCCTGCGCCATCTCCTGTGGATCGCGGTGGCCTCGGGCCGGCCGCTGCAACTCCACGCGGGACTCGGCGAACCCGGCCTGCGTCTCGACCGCACCGACCCGGTCCTGCTCACCGACTTCGCCCGCGCCACGGCCGGACTCGGCACCGACCTGATCCTGTTGCACGGCTACCCGTACCACCGGCACGCGGCGCACCTCGCCGGCATCTTCCCGCATGTGTACGCGGACCTCGGCCCGGCGCTCGCCAGAACCGGGGCGCGCGCGGCGGCCGTACTCGCGGAGATCCTGGAACTCGCCCCGTTCGGCAAGCTGCTGTTCTCCAGCGGCGCGCACGGCCTGCCTGAGCTGCATGTGGTGGGGGCGCGGCTGTTCCGCGAGGCGCTCGGACGGGTGCTCGGCGGCTGGGTCTCGGAGGGCGCGTGGTCCCTGGCGGACGCGCAGCGGGTCGCCGGGATGATCGGCTCGGTGACGGCCCAGCGGGTCTACGGCCTCAGCGGCACGGGCGCCGCGCAGGGCGGCTGA
- a CDS encoding COX15/CtaA family protein: protein MGPVPNVTPADAARAVRNPLAFIAERWTPAQRTVRRAALSAVVMTVVIVVTGGAVRLTGSGLGCPTWPKCTDESLTATSAMGFHGAIEFGNRMLTYVLCAAVGWAIIAARSQKPWRRGLTRLGWAQFWLVMGNAVLGGIVVLVGLNPYTVAAHFLLSTALIAVATVMWQRTREGDAAPRPLVGKAVRQLVWILTAATVALIMVGTVVTGSGPHAGDSSDVERMPLDWETISKAHAVLAWIVVTLTFALWFVLKAVDAPKGPLHRTRDLFLVLLAQGVIGYVQYFTDLPEVLVGLHMLGSALVWIAVLRVLLSLRERPLGTAEVPAQADPALSSV from the coding sequence ATGGGGCCCGTGCCAAACGTGACCCCCGCCGACGCCGCCCGAGCCGTGCGCAACCCGCTCGCCTTCATCGCCGAACGCTGGACTCCCGCTCAGCGGACCGTCCGGCGCGCCGCGCTCTCCGCCGTCGTCATGACGGTGGTCATCGTGGTCACCGGCGGCGCGGTGCGCCTGACGGGCTCGGGCCTCGGCTGCCCGACGTGGCCCAAGTGCACCGACGAGTCCCTCACCGCGACGAGCGCGATGGGCTTCCACGGAGCCATCGAGTTCGGCAACCGCATGCTGACGTACGTCCTGTGCGCCGCGGTCGGCTGGGCGATCATCGCCGCCCGCTCGCAGAAGCCGTGGCGGCGCGGCCTGACCCGGCTCGGCTGGGCCCAGTTCTGGCTCGTCATGGGCAACGCCGTCCTCGGCGGCATCGTCGTCCTCGTCGGCCTCAACCCGTACACGGTCGCGGCCCACTTCCTGCTGTCCACCGCGCTGATCGCGGTCGCCACGGTGATGTGGCAGCGCACTCGTGAGGGTGACGCCGCACCGCGCCCCCTCGTCGGCAAGGCCGTGCGGCAGCTCGTCTGGATCCTGACGGCGGCCACCGTGGCGCTGATCATGGTCGGCACGGTGGTGACGGGCTCGGGCCCGCACGCCGGCGACTCCAGCGACGTGGAGCGCATGCCGCTCGACTGGGAGACCATCAGCAAGGCGCACGCCGTCCTGGCGTGGATCGTGGTGACGCTGACGTTCGCCCTGTGGTTCGTCCTCAAGGCGGTCGACGCCCCCAAGGGCCCCCTGCACCGCACCCGCGACCTGTTCCTCGTGCTGCTCGCGCAGGGCGTCATCGGCTACGTCCAGTACTTCACCGACCTGCCCGAGGTCCTCGTCGGCCTGCACATGCTGGGCTCGGCCCTGGTGTGGATCGCGGTCCTGCGGGTCCTGCTGTCACTGCGGGAGCGCCCGCTGGGCACGGCTGAGGTCCCGGCCCAGGCGGACCCGGCCCTCTCCAGCGTCTGA
- a CDS encoding ABC transporter permease, with amino-acid sequence MSVAGTYTPKPGAAPLSRMIGAQAVLETKMLLRNGEQLLLTVIIPTLLLVLFSAVDIVDTGDGKAVDFLAPGILALAVMSTAFTGQAIATGFERRYGVLKLLASSPLPRWALMTAKTLSVLVTEVLQVILVTVIALALGWSPQGNPLAVLLLLVLGTAAFSGLGLLMAGTLKAEATLAAANLVFLLLLVGGGVIVPLDKFPDAAQSVLGLLPISALSDGLRDVLEHGAAMPWGDLGILAVWAVLGLGAAARFFRWE; translated from the coding sequence ATGAGTGTCGCCGGTACGTACACGCCGAAGCCGGGGGCCGCGCCGCTGTCCCGCATGATCGGCGCGCAGGCCGTCCTCGAGACGAAGATGCTCCTGCGCAACGGCGAGCAGCTGCTGCTCACCGTCATCATCCCCACCCTGCTGCTCGTCCTGTTCAGCGCGGTCGACATCGTCGACACGGGCGACGGGAAGGCCGTGGACTTCCTGGCCCCGGGCATCCTCGCGCTCGCCGTCATGTCGACCGCGTTCACGGGCCAGGCCATCGCGACGGGCTTCGAGCGCCGCTACGGCGTACTCAAGCTGCTCGCGTCCTCGCCACTGCCGCGCTGGGCCCTGATGACCGCGAAGACGCTGTCCGTGCTGGTCACCGAGGTCCTCCAGGTGATCCTCGTGACGGTGATCGCCCTCGCGCTCGGCTGGTCCCCGCAGGGCAACCCGCTCGCCGTGCTGCTCCTGCTCGTCCTCGGGACGGCGGCGTTCTCCGGGCTCGGCCTGCTCATGGCGGGCACGCTCAAGGCGGAGGCGACGCTGGCCGCCGCGAACCTGGTCTTCCTGCTCCTGCTCGTCGGCGGCGGCGTCATCGTGCCGCTCGACAAGTTCCCGGACGCGGCACAGTCCGTCCTCGGGCTGCTGCCGATCTCGGCGCTCTCCGACGGGTTGCGGGACGTCCTTGAGCACGGCGCGGCGATGCCGTGGGGCGACCTCGGGATCCTCGCGGTCTGGGCGGTCCTCGGCCTGGGCGCCGCGGCGCGCTTCTTCCGCTGGGAGTAG
- a CDS encoding ABC transporter ATP-binding protein produces MRSEPVVRIQSLVKRYGTKTAVDGLDLEASAGITAVLGPNGAGKTTTIETCEGYRRPDAGTVRVLGLDPVAQAGELRPRIGVMLQSGGVYSGARADEMLRHTAKLHAHPLDVDALIERLGLGSCGRTTYRRLSGGQQQRLALAMAVVGRPDLVFLDEPTAGLDPQARRATWDLVRDLRADGVSVILTTHHMDEAEELSDDVAIIDAGRVIAQGSPEQLCRGGAENTLRFSGRPGLDVASLLKALPMDSAAAELTPGSYRVSGEVDPQLLATVTSWCAQHGVMPEKISVERHTLEDVFLEMTGRELRG; encoded by the coding sequence ATGCGAAGCGAGCCCGTCGTCCGGATCCAGAGTCTGGTCAAGCGGTACGGAACCAAGACCGCGGTCGACGGCCTCGATCTGGAGGCCTCGGCCGGCATCACCGCCGTCCTCGGCCCCAACGGCGCCGGAAAGACCACCACGATCGAAACCTGCGAGGGCTACCGCCGTCCGGACGCGGGAACGGTCCGGGTCCTCGGCCTCGACCCCGTAGCCCAGGCCGGCGAACTGCGACCCCGGATCGGCGTGATGCTGCAGTCCGGAGGCGTCTACTCCGGCGCCCGCGCGGACGAGATGCTCCGCCATACGGCGAAGCTCCACGCGCACCCCCTGGACGTGGACGCGCTGATCGAGCGCCTCGGCCTCGGCAGCTGCGGCCGCACCACGTACCGCAGGCTCTCCGGCGGCCAGCAGCAGCGCCTCGCGCTCGCCATGGCGGTCGTCGGCCGCCCCGACCTCGTCTTCCTGGACGAGCCGACCGCCGGCCTCGACCCGCAGGCACGCCGCGCGACCTGGGACCTCGTACGGGATCTGCGGGCCGACGGCGTCTCCGTCATCCTCACCACGCACCACATGGACGAGGCGGAGGAACTCTCCGACGACGTCGCGATCATCGACGCGGGCCGCGTCATCGCGCAGGGCTCCCCCGAGCAGCTGTGCCGCGGCGGCGCCGAGAACACCCTGCGCTTCTCCGGACGCCCCGGGCTCGATGTCGCCTCGCTCCTCAAGGCCCTCCCGATGGACTCCGCGGCCGCCGAGCTCACCCCCGGCTCGTACCGGGTCAGCGGCGAGGTCGACCCGCAGCTGCTCGCGACGGTGACATCGTGGTGCGCGCAGCACGGCGTGATGCCGGAGAAGATCTCGGTCGAACGCCACACCCTCGAAGACGTCTTTCTGGAAATGACCGGCAGGGAGCTGCGCGGATGA
- a CDS encoding aminoglycoside N(3)-acetyltransferase: protein MPVPPPTGPLVTRTTLTTDLRALGVLPGETLLLHSSLSALGWVCGGAVSVVQGLLDALGPNGTLTVPTHTGGNSDPAQWRRPPVPQEWWAGIRASMPAYDPAITPGDGMGTIAETVRRWPGALRSAHPQTSFAALGPRAATITDGHATDCSLGEHSPLARLEEQNARVLLLGTDFSTCTAFHLAEYRMASPRTEMGRAVLTPVGRRWETVTEVDVSADGFDELGADFERDGAVVRGRVGGADALLFPVADAVAYAQGWLARHRA from the coding sequence ATGCCTGTACCCCCTCCCACCGGCCCACTTGTCACCCGGACCACCCTCACCACCGACCTCCGTGCCCTCGGCGTCCTCCCCGGCGAGACCCTCCTCCTCCACTCCTCCCTGAGCGCGCTCGGCTGGGTCTGCGGAGGGGCCGTTTCCGTGGTCCAAGGTCTGCTCGACGCGCTTGGACCGAACGGGACACTCACCGTCCCCACGCACACCGGCGGCAACTCCGACCCGGCCCAGTGGCGCAGGCCCCCAGTGCCTCAGGAGTGGTGGGCCGGGATCCGCGCGTCGATGCCCGCGTACGACCCGGCGATCACGCCCGGCGACGGCATGGGCACGATCGCCGAGACCGTCCGCCGCTGGCCCGGCGCGCTGCGCAGCGCGCACCCCCAGACGTCTTTCGCGGCGCTCGGGCCGCGGGCCGCCACGATCACGGACGGCCACGCCACCGACTGCTCCCTCGGCGAGCACAGTCCGCTGGCCCGCCTGGAGGAACAGAACGCGCGCGTGCTCCTCCTCGGCACGGACTTCTCCACCTGTACGGCCTTCCATCTCGCCGAGTACCGGATGGCCTCCCCGAGGACCGAAATGGGACGTGCGGTCCTCACCCCCGTCGGCCGGCGCTGGGAGACGGTGACCGAGGTCGACGTCAGCGCCGACGGGTTCGACGAACTCGGCGCGGACTTCGAGCGCGACGGCGCCGTCGTACGCGGCCGGGTGGGCGGGGCGGACGCCCTGCTCTTCCCGGTGGCCGACGCCGTCGCGTACGCCCAGGGATGGCTGGCGAGACACCGGGCCTGA
- a CDS encoding helix-turn-helix transcriptional regulator, translating into MKYVGEAQEAPQGAPQEEIATGERSTRNRVARSILDHGPSTVADLAGRLGLTQAAVRRHLDALAADEVVEAREQKIYGARTRGRPAKVFALTDCGRDAFDQSYDKLAADALRWIAQREGGEEAVVAFARARIAEQAGAYRAAVESAAPEERTEALAKALSADGYAATARSAPVGEQLCQHHCPVAHVAEQFPQLCEAETEIFSQLLGTHVQRLATIAHGDGVCTTFIPKIAPKTTATQNDTNASASTAGRNPA; encoded by the coding sequence GTGAAATACGTCGGCGAGGCTCAGGAGGCCCCCCAGGGGGCCCCGCAGGAGGAGATCGCGACCGGTGAGCGCTCGACGCGCAACCGGGTCGCCCGCTCCATCCTGGACCACGGCCCGTCCACCGTCGCAGATCTGGCCGGCCGCCTCGGCCTCACCCAGGCCGCGGTGCGCCGCCATCTCGACGCGCTGGCTGCCGACGAGGTCGTCGAAGCACGTGAACAGAAGATCTACGGAGCCCGTACGCGCGGCCGTCCCGCCAAGGTGTTCGCCCTGACGGACTGCGGCCGGGACGCCTTCGACCAGTCGTACGACAAGCTCGCCGCCGACGCCCTGCGCTGGATCGCGCAGCGCGAGGGAGGCGAGGAGGCCGTCGTCGCCTTCGCCCGCGCCAGGATCGCCGAGCAGGCCGGTGCCTACCGGGCGGCCGTCGAGTCCGCCGCCCCCGAGGAGCGCACGGAAGCCCTCGCCAAGGCCCTGAGCGCCGACGGGTACGCTGCTACGGCGCGAAGCGCACCGGTCGGCGAGCAGCTGTGTCAGCACCACTGCCCGGTCGCACACGTCGCCGAGCAGTTCCCGCAGCTGTGCGAGGCGGAGACCGAGATCTTCTCCCAGCTGCTCGGTACACATGTGCAGCGGCTGGCCACGATCGCCCATGGCGACGGGGTGTGCACGACGTTCATTCCGAAGATCGCACCCAAGACCACCGCCACACAAAACGACACAAACGCATCCGCAAGCACCGCCGGGAGGAACCCCGCATGA